In Archangium violaceum, the following are encoded in one genomic region:
- a CDS encoding DUF2381 family protein produces MKTRALGQFGRVLPVVFVLASLFVEAQEPPTPTWQPVRRNLYLSKDPDRAVPEVFVAARTVTTLRFELPCDPARTRMLGWEGRFEPLLVGGGSVVIVPLRELAPDDRFMLVVTLTDGTSLPFTVTAAKDVVDGQIDVFPDSESPEAVRVELRARQAENRSLRAENWRYRREETSVEHALATLLANNETALTPFRVEEKWRPPTPELDAEVSILLPKGRTARGRAAVVFQITNLTTGKPWTLQEARLMDAATLEKKPFALRASAASIAPGETGRIAIVMDLPPPESVKTGDMLVLELFGNAGLRQGYVELDLSALAARVRR; encoded by the coding sequence ATGAAAACACGAGCGCTCGGCCAGTTCGGGAGGGTCCTTCCCGTCGTCTTTGTCCTGGCGTCCCTCTTCGTGGAAGCCCAAGAACCGCCGACACCCACGTGGCAGCCGGTACGGCGCAACCTGTATCTCTCGAAAGACCCCGACAGGGCGGTGCCGGAGGTGTTCGTCGCCGCGCGTACGGTCACGACGCTTCGGTTCGAGCTTCCATGTGATCCGGCCCGGACCAGGATGCTCGGGTGGGAAGGCCGCTTCGAGCCTCTGCTCGTCGGGGGCGGGTCCGTGGTCATCGTTCCTCTCCGGGAGCTGGCGCCAGATGACCGCTTCATGCTGGTGGTAACGCTCACGGATGGCACGTCGTTGCCCTTCACCGTGACCGCGGCCAAGGACGTGGTGGATGGTCAAATCGATGTCTTTCCCGATTCGGAGTCTCCCGAGGCCGTGCGGGTCGAACTGAGGGCGAGACAGGCGGAGAACAGATCGCTGCGTGCCGAGAACTGGCGCTATCGCCGGGAGGAGACCTCGGTTGAACACGCGCTTGCCACACTCCTGGCCAACAACGAGACCGCGTTGACTCCATTCCGGGTGGAAGAAAAATGGCGGCCTCCGACTCCGGAGCTCGATGCGGAGGTCTCCATCCTCCTGCCCAAGGGGCGTACAGCCAGGGGGCGGGCGGCGGTCGTCTTCCAGATCACGAATCTGACGACCGGAAAGCCCTGGACGCTACAGGAGGCGAGACTCATGGACGCGGCCACCCTGGAGAAGAAGCCTTTCGCCCTCCGCGCGTCCGCGGCTTCGATTGCACCCGGTGAGACGGGCCGCATCGCCATCGTCATGGACCTGCCCCCACCGGAGTCGGTAAAGACCGGCGACATGCTCGTCCTGGAACTCTTCGGGAACGCAGGGCTTCGGCAGGGGTATGTCGA